A genome region from Deinococcus seoulensis includes the following:
- a CDS encoding MBL fold metallo-hydrolase, with the protein MSWNHTRQIGQAQVHSLTDGQFRLDGGAMFGSVPRVLWERAAPADDLNRIRLRINPLLIQLGGENILIETGFWDQGGEKFEGMYALDRDETVFRGLDRLGLTPGDIHLVINTHLHFDHAGRNVTLLGDPTFPNARYVVQKQELHDALHTHERSRASYVPAYIEPIRDAGLFDVVDGEHELRPGLSVLPLPGHNLGQQGVVLRSEGQTLVYVADLIPTLAHAPLPYIMGYDLYPVTTLETRKAHLGAWFEQNATICTPHDPDAPFARLHENPKGGFTLQADS; encoded by the coding sequence ATGTCCTGGAATCACACCCGCCAGATCGGCCAAGCGCAGGTTCATTCCCTCACCGACGGGCAGTTCCGCCTCGACGGGGGCGCCATGTTCGGCAGCGTCCCCAGGGTGCTGTGGGAACGCGCCGCGCCCGCCGACGACCTCAACCGCATCCGCCTGCGCATCAACCCCCTCCTGATCCAGCTGGGCGGCGAGAACATCCTGATCGAGACCGGCTTCTGGGACCAGGGCGGCGAGAAATTCGAGGGCATGTACGCCCTGGACCGCGACGAGACCGTCTTCCGTGGCCTGGACCGCCTGGGCCTGACCCCAGGGGACATTCACCTCGTCATCAACACGCACCTGCACTTCGACCATGCCGGGCGCAACGTCACCCTGCTGGGCGACCCGACCTTCCCGAACGCCCGCTACGTGGTGCAGAAACAGGAACTCCACGACGCCCTGCACACCCATGAGCGCAGCCGCGCCAGTTACGTGCCCGCGTACATCGAACCCATCCGGGACGCCGGGCTGTTCGATGTCGTGGACGGCGAGCACGAACTGCGCCCCGGCCTGAGCGTCCTGCCGCTGCCCGGCCACAACCTCGGCCAGCAGGGCGTGGTGCTGCGCAGCGAGGGCCAGACGCTGGTGTACGTCGCGGACCTGATTCCCACCCTGGCGCACGCGCCCCTGCCGTACATCATGGGCTACGACCTGTACCCGGTCACCACCCTGGAGACCCGCAAGGCCCACCTGGGCGCGTGGTTCGAGCAGAACGCGACCATCTGCACCCCCCACGACCCGGACGCGCCTTTCGCCCGCCTGCACGAGAACCCAAAGGGGGGCTTCACCCTGCAAGCGGATAGCTGA